GCTCCTAAAACACTTAAAAAAATCATAAATCTAAACGCAGATAGAATGGTTTATGTATCTTGTAACCCAGCTACTCAAGCAAGAGATACAGAGCAATTACAGGAAGCAGGCTATGCTATTAAGAAAATAAGTTTAGTAGATCAATTTCCACATACAGCTCATATCGAAACTGTAGTTTTATTTGAAAAGTAATAGTTTATGAGATTTTTAAAATATGCTATCATTTTATTTGTAGCAACAATTTGTTTTTTATCGTGTGAAAAAGATGATTTTTGCACACAAAATCCTGTTACACCTAACCTTGTTCTCCGTTTTTACAACAATAAAAGTTTAACTGAATTTAAAGCAGTAGAACGTTTTACAATGTCTACTGGTGGAGTTACTCTTTTTTCAAATATTTCAACAGATTCTATAGCAATACCACTTAATACTATTGCAGAAGAAACAGTATTTACACTCATACGAAATGAAACTGATAATGACGATAATACAGGAGATGAATCTGCTACTCTAACTGTTAAATACATTCCTGAAAACGAATATGTTTCTAGATCTTGTGGTTTTAGAGTAATTTTTAATGATGTTACTTTTGAAACCTCTGGCTGGATTGAACGTTTGTCTACAACTCAATTAGAATCTATTAAAAATCAAACTAATGCGCACGTTAACATTTTCCATTAAGGTATTTATTTTCTTATTTGTAGTTAACTTGCAAGCTCAAAAAACTTCAAAAAAAGAAACACCAAAAGATAGTGTAGTTTATAAAACAGGTTATGGTTTACGATTAGGTATAGATTTAAGTAAACCTGGATTAAGTTTTATTGATAAAAGTTATACTGGCTTTGAGATTGTTGGTGATTACCGGGTTTCTAAAAATTGGTACATCGCAGGAGAAATTGGAAGAGAAGAAGAAATTACATTTGAAGATTTTACTACTTCAACTTCAAAAGGTAATTATATACGATTAGGAGCTAATCTGAACACCTATACCAATTGGTTAGATATGAATAATGAAGTATATGTTGGTGGTAGATACGGTTTAGCAATTTTTGAACATACTTTAAATAACTTTACTCCAAATATATCAACGGGGAATCCAGATATACCTATTATATTTCCTAACTCTCCAGTAAACACACCTGTTAGCGAATCTGGTTTAACAGCACATTGGTTCGAGTTTCAGATTGGTATAAAAGTAGAAACTTTTAAAAATTTATTTATAGGTTTTCATGGTGCTTACAAGATTGGTTTAAGTATTGATGATCAAGAAAACTTCAAAACCTTATATGCGCCTGGTTTTAATCGAGTCTTTGAAAGTAATACAGGTTTTGGTTT
This genomic stretch from Tenacibaculum jejuense harbors:
- a CDS encoding DUF6452 family protein, whose product is MRFLKYAIILFVATICFLSCEKDDFCTQNPVTPNLVLRFYNNKSLTEFKAVERFTMSTGGVTLFSNISTDSIAIPLNTIAEETVFTLIRNETDNDDNTGDESATLTVKYIPENEYVSRSCGFRVIFNDVTFETSGWIERLSTTQLESIKNQTNAHVNIFH
- a CDS encoding DUF6048 family protein; translation: MRTLTFSIKVFIFLFVVNLQAQKTSKKETPKDSVVYKTGYGLRLGIDLSKPGLSFIDKSYTGFEIVGDYRVSKNWYIAGEIGREEEITFEDFTTSTSKGNYIRLGANLNTYTNWLDMNNEVYVGGRYGLAIFEHTLNNFTPNISTGNPDIPIIFPNSPVNTPVSESGLTAHWFEFQIGIKVETFKNLFIGFHGAYKIGLSIDDQENFKTLYAPGFNRVFESNTGFGFNYTISYLIPFVNK